One genomic window of Syntrophales bacterium includes the following:
- a CDS encoding pitrilysin family protein, giving the protein MQRSNQKASKTGFSKVEFLLRPRLFLIFTVLILICAAHASGQTPFPLTNPDRLRYPPLHFKLPQAQRVTFDNGIILYIFPDHKLPILNIFAVIRTGAMYDPEGKEGLAELTGTVMRTGGIDTMMGSAVDEELDLIAASVKVSMGMESGSATLSVLRKDIDAGLKIFSGILMHPTFEENRFLLAKNLKTEELRRISDDPQKLTFREFSRILYRGNPRGRLASVSSVKNIARDDLIQFHKRFFHPANVMIAVSGDISREEAIAKVNQYLGTWHVSEKHDEIPPPVVNRGCGIFYLAKDLPQSIIITGHLAPGEGTPDFYPFTVLDFILGSGGFRSRIFGEIRNNLGLAYSVGSFYRGKSNHGVFGAYAMTKATSTVKVLSLIRSIIEDVKKGGVSGSELALAKKSINNSFIFSFLSADQIAYQQLMTEYNKLHEDYLVTYRNKIEKVNEDDIKRVALKYLSQEGTVTLVVGNENAFDQPLSLFGKVNKIEGEL; this is encoded by the coding sequence ATGCAGCGCAGTAACCAAAAGGCCAGCAAAACCGGTTTTTCTAAGGTAGAGTTCCTTCTGAGGCCCCGCCTATTCCTTATCTTTACTGTATTAATTCTTATCTGTGCCGCTCATGCCTCTGGCCAGACCCCCTTTCCCCTCACCAATCCGGACCGGCTTCGGTATCCACCCCTTCATTTCAAGCTGCCCCAGGCACAAAGGGTGACTTTTGACAATGGGATTATCCTCTATATCTTTCCCGACCATAAACTTCCCATCCTGAATATATTCGCCGTTATCAGAACAGGCGCCATGTATGATCCGGAAGGCAAAGAGGGTCTTGCCGAATTGACCGGGACGGTCATGAGAACGGGTGGGATAGATACCATGATGGGCAGCGCTGTTGATGAGGAGCTGGACTTGATCGCCGCCTCAGTCAAAGTTTCCATGGGTATGGAATCCGGATCGGCCACCCTTTCTGTGCTCAGGAAAGACATAGATGCCGGGCTTAAAATCTTTTCCGGGATCTTGATGCATCCCACCTTTGAAGAAAACAGATTCCTGCTGGCGAAAAATCTGAAAACGGAGGAACTGAGAAGAATATCCGATGATCCCCAGAAACTGACTTTCAGAGAGTTCTCCAGAATCCTCTACCGTGGCAATCCAAGGGGAAGACTCGCCTCGGTATCATCTGTAAAAAACATTGCCAGGGACGATCTTATTCAATTTCACAAGAGATTCTTTCACCCGGCAAATGTAATGATAGCTGTTTCCGGGGATATCTCGAGAGAAGAGGCCATCGCCAAGGTTAATCAATATCTTGGCACATGGCATGTTTCGGAAAAACATGATGAAATACCTCCCCCCGTCGTGAACCGTGGATGTGGTATCTTTTATCTGGCAAAGGATCTACCCCAATCTATTATCATCACCGGTCACCTCGCTCCCGGAGAAGGCACGCCTGATTTTTACCCCTTCACGGTTCTTGACTTTATCTTGGGTAGCGGCGGTTTCCGTTCCCGTATCTTTGGGGAGATAAGAAACAACCTCGGCCTTGCTTACAGCGTCGGAAGTTTCTACAGGGGAAAAAGCAACCATGGTGTCTTCGGTGCATACGCGATGACCAAGGCCACATCAACGGTGAAGGTACTGTCTCTGATCCGTTCCATTATTGAAGATGTAAAAAAAGGCGGGGTCAGCGGAAGCGAACTGGCCTTGGCTAAAAAATCCATCAATAACAGCTTTATCTTTTCCTTCCTCTCGGCGGATCAGATCGCCTATCAGCAATTGATGACAGAGTATAATAAATTACATGAAGATTATCTCGTAACATACCGTAATAAAATAGAAAAAGTTAACGAAGACGACATAAAGAGAGTTGCCCTAAAGTACCTCTCTCAGGAAGGAACTGTTACCCTTGTGGTAGGCAATGAAAATGCATTTGATCAACCCCTTTCCCTGTTCGGTAAGGTTAACAAGATCGAAGGAGAGTTATGA